A window of Strigops habroptila isolate Jane chromosome 5, bStrHab1.2.pri, whole genome shotgun sequence contains these coding sequences:
- the MMS19 gene encoding MMS19 nucleotide excision repair protein homolog isoform X2 — protein sequence MKPSGFRGSRCPVSHAGLKDGSWTILQLVEALGFCLENTDPRMRGRGMQLLSQVLLQCYSLLQEKEVLHLVLFYENRLQDHHLVIPSVLQGLRALSMCEVLSPGLAVSVLKAIFQEVHVQSLLQLDRHTVYSIITNFMGTREEELKGLGADFTFGFIQVMDGEKDPRNLLVAFQIVRDLIAKNYALGPFVEELFEVTSCYFPIDFTPPPNDPHGIQREDLILSLRAVLASTPQFAEFLLPLLIEKMDSELQSAKLDALQTLTACCAIYGQKELQEFLPSLWSSLRREVFQTASEKVEAESLAALHALSACLSRSVLSSDTEDLLDSFLSSILQDCRHHLCEPDMKLVWPSAKLLQAAAGASLRACHRVTRSVLPLLLEQYTKHPQSSQRRTILEMLLGFLELQQKWGHVEEEESALLSLQAPICSVVFSALTDPSVQLQLVGIRALTVLGSLQGFLSPSDLELVVDHLIRRALCEEDSQSSEAAMEAAGSLAPIYPKVFSGRMVPRLEEELQSEREEESASDRSSLRQRSLQALAAVSTHTSIVRETVPVLLQHLRKVQKGSEAGRAQDIISVCQSLHRVALQCQQDAESCWYYHQAVVPCLLAMAVQAAMQESTHPPLGKALLQEEVLAAMVPVISAATTHLSPELAAQSVSHVVPLFLNGEVSFLPQNSFPCSFQPFQDGECLEAQRRLVALLMAFVCSLPRNVAIPQQEWLLRELLALSCSCNCPFTATTAAKCFAGLVNKHPAGQQLDEILQLAVNRIEPGLVEGPHRTQALTLLLWVTKALVLRYHPLSSHLTDKLLDLLSDAELGPAAADGFSLLMAESPDVLHKGCHADVRIMFRQRFFTDNVPKLVQGFHGAGPDVKANYLKGLSHVLNHLPKPVLVTELPTLLSLLLEALSCSDRVVQLSTLSCLQPLLLEAPQIMSLHVDTLVTKFLSLTSSPTMAVRIAALRCAHALTSLPTIVLLPYKARVIRALAKPLDDKKRLVRKEAVAARGEWFLLGSPGR from the exons ATGAAACCTTCAGGCTTCCGAGGGAGCAGGTGCCCCGTCAGTCATGCAG GGTTGAAAGATGGCAGCTGGACCATACTACAGCTTGTAGAAGCCCTGGG GTTTTGCCTGGAGAACACAGATCCTCGGATGCGAGGCCGAGGCATGCAGCTGCTGTCACAAGTCCTGCTCCAGTGTTACTCCCTGCTCCAGGAGAAGGAAG TGCTACATCTGGTCCTGTTCTATGAGAACCGGCTGCAAGATCATCACCTTGTGATCCCCTCGGTGCTCCAGGGACTCCGAGCACTG AGCATGTGTGAGGTGCTGTCCCCGGGGCTAGCGGTGTCTGTGCTCAAAGCCATCTTCCAGGAGGTACATGTGCAG tccctgctgcagctggaccGCCACACAGTCTACAGCATCATCACCAACTTCATGGGCACCAGGGAGGAAG agctgaagggCCTGGGTGCTGACTTCACCTTCGGCTTCATCCAGGTGATGGATGGGGAGAAGGATCCCCGCAATCTGCTGGTGGCCTTCCAGATTGTGCGTGATCTCATTGCCAAGAACTACGCCCTGG gtcCCTTTGTGGAGGAGCTCTTTGAAGTTACATCATGCTACTTCCCCATTGATTTTACTCCA cCCCCTAATGATCCTCATGGCATCCAGAGAGAAGACCTGATCCTGAGCCTCCGGGCTGTACTGGCCTCAACACCCCAATTTGCTGAG ttccttctgcctctgctcaTTGAGAAGATGGACTCAGAGCTGCAAAGTGCCAAGCTTGATGCCCTGCAGACTCTG ACTGCCTGCTGTGCCATCTACGGGcagaaggagctgcaggaatTCCTCCCCAGCCTCTGGTCATCCCTGCGCAGGGAG GTGTTCCAGACAGCGAGTGAGAAGGTGGAGGCTGAGAGCCTGGCTGCCCTGCACgccctctctgcctgcctgtccCGCTCCGTGCTCAGCTCTGACACTGAGGATCTGCTGGAttccttcctcagcagcatcctgcaag ACTGCAGGCACCATCTGTGCGAGCCCGACATGAAGCTGGTGTGGCCGAGTGCCAagctcctgcaggcagcagcggGCGCCTCCCTGCGCGCCTGCCACCGCGTCACCCGCAGCgtcctgcccctgctgctggagcagtaCACCAAGCACCCGCAG agcagccagaggaGGACAAttctggaaatgctgctggGCTTCCTGGAATTGCAGCAGAAATGGGGACATGTGGAAGAAG AGGAGAGCGCTCTGCTGTCACTCCAGGCCCCCATTTGCTCCGTGGTGTTCTCAGCATTGACGGATCccagtgtgcagctgcagctggtcGGGATCAGGGCACTGACTGTCCTGGGCTCTCTGCAAG GTTTTCTGTCTCCCTCTGACCTGGAGCTGGTTGTGGATCACCTCATCCGTCGTGCTCTGTGTGAGGAGGATTCCCAGAGCAG CGAAGCAGCAATGGAGGCAGCGGGATCTCTGGCCCCCATCTACCCAAAGGTTTTCTCTGGACGCATGGTACCCAGGCTCGAAGAGGAGCTGCAGTCAG AGCGGGAGGAGGAGAGCGCCAGTGACCGCAGCTCCCTGCGGCAGCGCTCCCTGCAGGCCCTGGCAGCCGTGTCCACACACACCAGCATCGTGAGGGAGACTgtccctgtcctgctgcagcacctccgGAAGGTGCAGAAAG GTAGCGAGGCCGGGCGGGCACAAGACATCATCTCCGTGTGCCAGAGCCTGCACCGCGTGGCgctgcagtgccagcaggaCGCGGAGAGCTGCTGGTACTATCACCAGGCGGTGGTGCCCTGCCTGCTGGCCATGGCCGTGCAGGCTGCCATGCAAG AGAGCACCCACCCGCCGCTGGGCAAGgcgctgctgcaggaagaggtgCTGGCTGCCATGGTCCCAGTCATCAGCGCCGCCACCACTCACCTGAGCCCTGA GCTGGCTGCCCAGAGCGTGTCTCATGTGGTGCCCCTCTTCTTGAATGGGGAGGTCTCTTTCCTGCCCCAGAACAgttttccctgctccttccagcccttccag GATGGGGAGTGCTTGGAGGCACAAAGGCGCCTGGTCGCCCTCCTCATGGCCTTCGTCTGCTCCTTGCCCCGCAAC gtGGCAATTCCTCAGCAGGAATGGCTGCTCCGGGAGCTGCTGGCgctgagctgctcctgcaacTGCCCCTTCACTGCCACCACAGCTGCCAAGTGCTTTGCGGGGCTGGTGAACAAGCACCCGGCAG ggcagcagctggaTGAGATCCTGCAGCTTGCAGTGAACAGGATAGAGCCTGGCCTGGTGGAGGGGCCGCACCGGACGCAGGCGCtcaccctgctgctgtgg GTGACCAAAGCCCTGGTGCTGCGCTACCACCCCTTGAGCTCCCACCTGACGGATAAG CTGCTGGACCTGCTGAGCGATGCAGAGCTGGGCCCTGCCGCAGCCGATGGCTTCTCCCTGCTGATGGCTGAGTCCCCGGACGTGCTGCACAAGGGCTGCCACGCCGACGTGCGCATCATGTTCCGGCAGCGCTTCTTCACCGACAACGTCCCCAAGCTGGTGCAGGGCTTCCACGGGGCTGGCCCCG ACGTGAAGGCCAATTACCTGAAGGGCCTGTCCCATGTGCTCAACCACCTCCCCAAGCCTGTGCTGGTGACGGAGCTGCCCACG ctgctttccctcctgctcGAGGCCTTGTCCTGCTCAGACCGTGTGGTGCAGCTTTCCACACTGAGCTGcctccagccactgctgctcGAAGCTCCCCAGATCATGAGCCTGCACGTCGACACACTGGTCACTAAATTCCTCAGCCTCACCTCCAGCCCTACCATG GCTGTCCGCATCGCCGCCCTGCGCTGTGCCCATGCGCTTACCAGCCTGCCCACCATAGTG CTGCTCCCATACAAGGCCCGAGTTATCCGGGCACTGGCCAAGCCTTTGGATGACAAGAAGAGGCTGGTGCGGAAGGAGGCGGTGGCAGCACGGGGGGAATG GTTCCTGCTGGGCAGCCCGGGCAGGTGA
- the MMS19 gene encoding MMS19 nucleotide excision repair protein homolog isoform X1 encodes MAAAGPEAQAGAAALAASVRDFVAGQQDGCAAEVAAGLKDGSWTILQLVEALGFCLENTDPRMRGRGMQLLSQVLLQCYSLLQEKEVLHLVLFYENRLQDHHLVIPSVLQGLRALSMCEVLSPGLAVSVLKAIFQEVHVQSLLQLDRHTVYSIITNFMGTREEELKGLGADFTFGFIQVMDGEKDPRNLLVAFQIVRDLIAKNYALGPFVEELFEVTSCYFPIDFTPPPNDPHGIQREDLILSLRAVLASTPQFAEFLLPLLIEKMDSELQSAKLDALQTLTACCAIYGQKELQEFLPSLWSSLRREVFQTASEKVEAESLAALHALSACLSRSVLSSDTEDLLDSFLSSILQDCRHHLCEPDMKLVWPSAKLLQAAAGASLRACHRVTRSVLPLLLEQYTKHPQSSQRRTILEMLLGFLELQQKWGHVEEEESALLSLQAPICSVVFSALTDPSVQLQLVGIRALTVLGSLQGFLSPSDLELVVDHLIRRALCEEDSQSSEAAMEAAGSLAPIYPKVFSGRMVPRLEEELQSEREEESASDRSSLRQRSLQALAAVSTHTSIVRETVPVLLQHLRKVQKGSEAGRAQDIISVCQSLHRVALQCQQDAESCWYYHQAVVPCLLAMAVQAAMQESTHPPLGKALLQEEVLAAMVPVISAATTHLSPELAAQSVSHVVPLFLNGEVSFLPQNSFPCSFQPFQDGECLEAQRRLVALLMAFVCSLPRNVAIPQQEWLLRELLALSCSCNCPFTATTAAKCFAGLVNKHPAGQQLDEILQLAVNRIEPGLVEGPHRTQALTLLLWVTKALVLRYHPLSSHLTDKLLDLLSDAELGPAAADGFSLLMAESPDVLHKGCHADVRIMFRQRFFTDNVPKLVQGFHGAGPDVKANYLKGLSHVLNHLPKPVLVTELPTLLSLLLEALSCSDRVVQLSTLSCLQPLLLEAPQIMSLHVDTLVTKFLSLTSSPTMAVRIAALRCAHALTSLPTIVLLPYKARVIRALAKPLDDKKRLVRKEAVAARGEWFLLGSPGR; translated from the exons AtggcggcggccgggccggaGGCGCaggcgggagcggcggcgctCGCAGCCTCCGTGCGGGACTTCGTGGCCGGGCAGCAGGACGGCTGCGCCGCGGAGGTGGCGGCAG GGTTGAAAGATGGCAGCTGGACCATACTACAGCTTGTAGAAGCCCTGGG GTTTTGCCTGGAGAACACAGATCCTCGGATGCGAGGCCGAGGCATGCAGCTGCTGTCACAAGTCCTGCTCCAGTGTTACTCCCTGCTCCAGGAGAAGGAAG TGCTACATCTGGTCCTGTTCTATGAGAACCGGCTGCAAGATCATCACCTTGTGATCCCCTCGGTGCTCCAGGGACTCCGAGCACTG AGCATGTGTGAGGTGCTGTCCCCGGGGCTAGCGGTGTCTGTGCTCAAAGCCATCTTCCAGGAGGTACATGTGCAG tccctgctgcagctggaccGCCACACAGTCTACAGCATCATCACCAACTTCATGGGCACCAGGGAGGAAG agctgaagggCCTGGGTGCTGACTTCACCTTCGGCTTCATCCAGGTGATGGATGGGGAGAAGGATCCCCGCAATCTGCTGGTGGCCTTCCAGATTGTGCGTGATCTCATTGCCAAGAACTACGCCCTGG gtcCCTTTGTGGAGGAGCTCTTTGAAGTTACATCATGCTACTTCCCCATTGATTTTACTCCA cCCCCTAATGATCCTCATGGCATCCAGAGAGAAGACCTGATCCTGAGCCTCCGGGCTGTACTGGCCTCAACACCCCAATTTGCTGAG ttccttctgcctctgctcaTTGAGAAGATGGACTCAGAGCTGCAAAGTGCCAAGCTTGATGCCCTGCAGACTCTG ACTGCCTGCTGTGCCATCTACGGGcagaaggagctgcaggaatTCCTCCCCAGCCTCTGGTCATCCCTGCGCAGGGAG GTGTTCCAGACAGCGAGTGAGAAGGTGGAGGCTGAGAGCCTGGCTGCCCTGCACgccctctctgcctgcctgtccCGCTCCGTGCTCAGCTCTGACACTGAGGATCTGCTGGAttccttcctcagcagcatcctgcaag ACTGCAGGCACCATCTGTGCGAGCCCGACATGAAGCTGGTGTGGCCGAGTGCCAagctcctgcaggcagcagcggGCGCCTCCCTGCGCGCCTGCCACCGCGTCACCCGCAGCgtcctgcccctgctgctggagcagtaCACCAAGCACCCGCAG agcagccagaggaGGACAAttctggaaatgctgctggGCTTCCTGGAATTGCAGCAGAAATGGGGACATGTGGAAGAAG AGGAGAGCGCTCTGCTGTCACTCCAGGCCCCCATTTGCTCCGTGGTGTTCTCAGCATTGACGGATCccagtgtgcagctgcagctggtcGGGATCAGGGCACTGACTGTCCTGGGCTCTCTGCAAG GTTTTCTGTCTCCCTCTGACCTGGAGCTGGTTGTGGATCACCTCATCCGTCGTGCTCTGTGTGAGGAGGATTCCCAGAGCAG CGAAGCAGCAATGGAGGCAGCGGGATCTCTGGCCCCCATCTACCCAAAGGTTTTCTCTGGACGCATGGTACCCAGGCTCGAAGAGGAGCTGCAGTCAG AGCGGGAGGAGGAGAGCGCCAGTGACCGCAGCTCCCTGCGGCAGCGCTCCCTGCAGGCCCTGGCAGCCGTGTCCACACACACCAGCATCGTGAGGGAGACTgtccctgtcctgctgcagcacctccgGAAGGTGCAGAAAG GTAGCGAGGCCGGGCGGGCACAAGACATCATCTCCGTGTGCCAGAGCCTGCACCGCGTGGCgctgcagtgccagcaggaCGCGGAGAGCTGCTGGTACTATCACCAGGCGGTGGTGCCCTGCCTGCTGGCCATGGCCGTGCAGGCTGCCATGCAAG AGAGCACCCACCCGCCGCTGGGCAAGgcgctgctgcaggaagaggtgCTGGCTGCCATGGTCCCAGTCATCAGCGCCGCCACCACTCACCTGAGCCCTGA GCTGGCTGCCCAGAGCGTGTCTCATGTGGTGCCCCTCTTCTTGAATGGGGAGGTCTCTTTCCTGCCCCAGAACAgttttccctgctccttccagcccttccag GATGGGGAGTGCTTGGAGGCACAAAGGCGCCTGGTCGCCCTCCTCATGGCCTTCGTCTGCTCCTTGCCCCGCAAC gtGGCAATTCCTCAGCAGGAATGGCTGCTCCGGGAGCTGCTGGCgctgagctgctcctgcaacTGCCCCTTCACTGCCACCACAGCTGCCAAGTGCTTTGCGGGGCTGGTGAACAAGCACCCGGCAG ggcagcagctggaTGAGATCCTGCAGCTTGCAGTGAACAGGATAGAGCCTGGCCTGGTGGAGGGGCCGCACCGGACGCAGGCGCtcaccctgctgctgtgg GTGACCAAAGCCCTGGTGCTGCGCTACCACCCCTTGAGCTCCCACCTGACGGATAAG CTGCTGGACCTGCTGAGCGATGCAGAGCTGGGCCCTGCCGCAGCCGATGGCTTCTCCCTGCTGATGGCTGAGTCCCCGGACGTGCTGCACAAGGGCTGCCACGCCGACGTGCGCATCATGTTCCGGCAGCGCTTCTTCACCGACAACGTCCCCAAGCTGGTGCAGGGCTTCCACGGGGCTGGCCCCG ACGTGAAGGCCAATTACCTGAAGGGCCTGTCCCATGTGCTCAACCACCTCCCCAAGCCTGTGCTGGTGACGGAGCTGCCCACG ctgctttccctcctgctcGAGGCCTTGTCCTGCTCAGACCGTGTGGTGCAGCTTTCCACACTGAGCTGcctccagccactgctgctcGAAGCTCCCCAGATCATGAGCCTGCACGTCGACACACTGGTCACTAAATTCCTCAGCCTCACCTCCAGCCCTACCATG GCTGTCCGCATCGCCGCCCTGCGCTGTGCCCATGCGCTTACCAGCCTGCCCACCATAGTG CTGCTCCCATACAAGGCCCGAGTTATCCGGGCACTGGCCAAGCCTTTGGATGACAAGAAGAGGCTGGTGCGGAAGGAGGCGGTGGCAGCACGGGGGGAATG GTTCCTGCTGGGCAGCCCGGGCAGGTGA
- the MMS19 gene encoding MMS19 nucleotide excision repair protein homolog isoform X3 — MAAAGPEAQAGAAALAASVRDFVAGQQDGCAAEVAAVLHLVLFYENRLQDHHLVIPSVLQGLRALSMCEVLSPGLAVSVLKAIFQEVHVQSLLQLDRHTVYSIITNFMGTREEELKGLGADFTFGFIQVMDGEKDPRNLLVAFQIVRDLIAKNYALGPFVEELFEVTSCYFPIDFTPPPNDPHGIQREDLILSLRAVLASTPQFAEFLLPLLIEKMDSELQSAKLDALQTLTACCAIYGQKELQEFLPSLWSSLRREVFQTASEKVEAESLAALHALSACLSRSVLSSDTEDLLDSFLSSILQDCRHHLCEPDMKLVWPSAKLLQAAAGASLRACHRVTRSVLPLLLEQYTKHPQSSQRRTILEMLLGFLELQQKWGHVEEEESALLSLQAPICSVVFSALTDPSVQLQLVGIRALTVLGSLQGFLSPSDLELVVDHLIRRALCEEDSQSSEAAMEAAGSLAPIYPKVFSGRMVPRLEEELQSEREEESASDRSSLRQRSLQALAAVSTHTSIVRETVPVLLQHLRKVQKGSEAGRAQDIISVCQSLHRVALQCQQDAESCWYYHQAVVPCLLAMAVQAAMQESTHPPLGKALLQEEVLAAMVPVISAATTHLSPELAAQSVSHVVPLFLNGEVSFLPQNSFPCSFQPFQDGECLEAQRRLVALLMAFVCSLPRNVAIPQQEWLLRELLALSCSCNCPFTATTAAKCFAGLVNKHPAGQQLDEILQLAVNRIEPGLVEGPHRTQALTLLLWVTKALVLRYHPLSSHLTDKLLDLLSDAELGPAAADGFSLLMAESPDVLHKGCHADVRIMFRQRFFTDNVPKLVQGFHGAGPDVKANYLKGLSHVLNHLPKPVLVTELPTLLSLLLEALSCSDRVVQLSTLSCLQPLLLEAPQIMSLHVDTLVTKFLSLTSSPTMAVRIAALRCAHALTSLPTIVLLPYKARVIRALAKPLDDKKRLVRKEAVAARGEWFLLGSPGR; from the exons AtggcggcggccgggccggaGGCGCaggcgggagcggcggcgctCGCAGCCTCCGTGCGGGACTTCGTGGCCGGGCAGCAGGACGGCTGCGCCGCGGAGGTGGCGGCAG TGCTACATCTGGTCCTGTTCTATGAGAACCGGCTGCAAGATCATCACCTTGTGATCCCCTCGGTGCTCCAGGGACTCCGAGCACTG AGCATGTGTGAGGTGCTGTCCCCGGGGCTAGCGGTGTCTGTGCTCAAAGCCATCTTCCAGGAGGTACATGTGCAG tccctgctgcagctggaccGCCACACAGTCTACAGCATCATCACCAACTTCATGGGCACCAGGGAGGAAG agctgaagggCCTGGGTGCTGACTTCACCTTCGGCTTCATCCAGGTGATGGATGGGGAGAAGGATCCCCGCAATCTGCTGGTGGCCTTCCAGATTGTGCGTGATCTCATTGCCAAGAACTACGCCCTGG gtcCCTTTGTGGAGGAGCTCTTTGAAGTTACATCATGCTACTTCCCCATTGATTTTACTCCA cCCCCTAATGATCCTCATGGCATCCAGAGAGAAGACCTGATCCTGAGCCTCCGGGCTGTACTGGCCTCAACACCCCAATTTGCTGAG ttccttctgcctctgctcaTTGAGAAGATGGACTCAGAGCTGCAAAGTGCCAAGCTTGATGCCCTGCAGACTCTG ACTGCCTGCTGTGCCATCTACGGGcagaaggagctgcaggaatTCCTCCCCAGCCTCTGGTCATCCCTGCGCAGGGAG GTGTTCCAGACAGCGAGTGAGAAGGTGGAGGCTGAGAGCCTGGCTGCCCTGCACgccctctctgcctgcctgtccCGCTCCGTGCTCAGCTCTGACACTGAGGATCTGCTGGAttccttcctcagcagcatcctgcaag ACTGCAGGCACCATCTGTGCGAGCCCGACATGAAGCTGGTGTGGCCGAGTGCCAagctcctgcaggcagcagcggGCGCCTCCCTGCGCGCCTGCCACCGCGTCACCCGCAGCgtcctgcccctgctgctggagcagtaCACCAAGCACCCGCAG agcagccagaggaGGACAAttctggaaatgctgctggGCTTCCTGGAATTGCAGCAGAAATGGGGACATGTGGAAGAAG AGGAGAGCGCTCTGCTGTCACTCCAGGCCCCCATTTGCTCCGTGGTGTTCTCAGCATTGACGGATCccagtgtgcagctgcagctggtcGGGATCAGGGCACTGACTGTCCTGGGCTCTCTGCAAG GTTTTCTGTCTCCCTCTGACCTGGAGCTGGTTGTGGATCACCTCATCCGTCGTGCTCTGTGTGAGGAGGATTCCCAGAGCAG CGAAGCAGCAATGGAGGCAGCGGGATCTCTGGCCCCCATCTACCCAAAGGTTTTCTCTGGACGCATGGTACCCAGGCTCGAAGAGGAGCTGCAGTCAG AGCGGGAGGAGGAGAGCGCCAGTGACCGCAGCTCCCTGCGGCAGCGCTCCCTGCAGGCCCTGGCAGCCGTGTCCACACACACCAGCATCGTGAGGGAGACTgtccctgtcctgctgcagcacctccgGAAGGTGCAGAAAG GTAGCGAGGCCGGGCGGGCACAAGACATCATCTCCGTGTGCCAGAGCCTGCACCGCGTGGCgctgcagtgccagcaggaCGCGGAGAGCTGCTGGTACTATCACCAGGCGGTGGTGCCCTGCCTGCTGGCCATGGCCGTGCAGGCTGCCATGCAAG AGAGCACCCACCCGCCGCTGGGCAAGgcgctgctgcaggaagaggtgCTGGCTGCCATGGTCCCAGTCATCAGCGCCGCCACCACTCACCTGAGCCCTGA GCTGGCTGCCCAGAGCGTGTCTCATGTGGTGCCCCTCTTCTTGAATGGGGAGGTCTCTTTCCTGCCCCAGAACAgttttccctgctccttccagcccttccag GATGGGGAGTGCTTGGAGGCACAAAGGCGCCTGGTCGCCCTCCTCATGGCCTTCGTCTGCTCCTTGCCCCGCAAC gtGGCAATTCCTCAGCAGGAATGGCTGCTCCGGGAGCTGCTGGCgctgagctgctcctgcaacTGCCCCTTCACTGCCACCACAGCTGCCAAGTGCTTTGCGGGGCTGGTGAACAAGCACCCGGCAG ggcagcagctggaTGAGATCCTGCAGCTTGCAGTGAACAGGATAGAGCCTGGCCTGGTGGAGGGGCCGCACCGGACGCAGGCGCtcaccctgctgctgtgg GTGACCAAAGCCCTGGTGCTGCGCTACCACCCCTTGAGCTCCCACCTGACGGATAAG CTGCTGGACCTGCTGAGCGATGCAGAGCTGGGCCCTGCCGCAGCCGATGGCTTCTCCCTGCTGATGGCTGAGTCCCCGGACGTGCTGCACAAGGGCTGCCACGCCGACGTGCGCATCATGTTCCGGCAGCGCTTCTTCACCGACAACGTCCCCAAGCTGGTGCAGGGCTTCCACGGGGCTGGCCCCG ACGTGAAGGCCAATTACCTGAAGGGCCTGTCCCATGTGCTCAACCACCTCCCCAAGCCTGTGCTGGTGACGGAGCTGCCCACG ctgctttccctcctgctcGAGGCCTTGTCCTGCTCAGACCGTGTGGTGCAGCTTTCCACACTGAGCTGcctccagccactgctgctcGAAGCTCCCCAGATCATGAGCCTGCACGTCGACACACTGGTCACTAAATTCCTCAGCCTCACCTCCAGCCCTACCATG GCTGTCCGCATCGCCGCCCTGCGCTGTGCCCATGCGCTTACCAGCCTGCCCACCATAGTG CTGCTCCCATACAAGGCCCGAGTTATCCGGGCACTGGCCAAGCCTTTGGATGACAAGAAGAGGCTGGTGCGGAAGGAGGCGGTGGCAGCACGGGGGGAATG GTTCCTGCTGGGCAGCCCGGGCAGGTGA